One genomic region from Calditrichota bacterium encodes:
- a CDS encoding MBL fold metallo-hydrolase translates to MVLQARAQERALDVPSFLHWYGHASFRLQDGERQIYIDPWKMPATAPLADIVLVTHSHFDHFDPSSIAQLVKGNTRLVAPRDVIAQAQKSKELAGLRAKPGNLISVAPGDTVRVNGVEIVAVPAYNVGKEFHPKANQWVGYLVRMGSGLVIYHAGDTDFVPEMARLRSDVALLPIGGTYTMGPEEAAKAAQAMGARVVVPMHYGAIVGSSKDADRLRELVGKSVVVLTREK, encoded by the coding sequence CCCTCTTTCCTGCACTGGTACGGACATGCCTCGTTCCGTCTGCAGGACGGCGAGCGGCAGATCTACATCGACCCTTGGAAGATGCCCGCCACAGCGCCGCTGGCTGACATTGTGTTGGTGACCCACTCCCACTTCGACCACTTCGACCCCAGCAGCATCGCCCAGCTGGTCAAGGGGAACACGCGACTGGTGGCGCCACGTGACGTCATTGCGCAGGCGCAAAAGTCCAAGGAGCTGGCCGGGCTGCGTGCCAAACCTGGGAACCTTATCTCAGTGGCCCCAGGGGATACTGTGCGGGTGAATGGGGTGGAGATAGTCGCGGTGCCGGCGTACAACGTGGGCAAAGAGTTCCACCCCAAGGCAAATCAGTGGGTGGGATACCTCGTCAGGATGGGCAGCGGACTGGTGATCTACCACGCCGGCGACACGGATTTTGTGCCTGAGATGGCACGGCTTCGGTCGGACGTGGCGCTCTTGCCCATAGGTGGCACCTACACCATGGGGCCGGAGGAAGCGGCCAAGGCGGCGCAGGCGATGGGGGCACGCGTGGTCGTGCCGATGCACTATGGCGCGATCGTCGGCAGCAGCAAAGACGCCGATCGGTTGCGCGAACTTGTGGGCAAGAGCGTGGTGGTGCTGACCAGGGAGAAGTAA